In one Pseudomonas sp. 31-12 genomic region, the following are encoded:
- a CDS encoding alpha/beta hydrolase, whose translation MTEPLILQPVKPADACVIWLHGLGADRYDFLPVAEALQESLLTTRFVLPQAPTRAVTINGGYEMPSWYDILAMSPARAISREQLEASAQRVFDLIEEQRASGIDASRIFLAGFSQGGAVVLHTAFLKWQGPLGGVLALSTYAPTFSNELELSASQQRIPVLSLHGQYDDVVQNAMGRTAYEFLKQHGVTVTWQEYPMGHEVLPEEIRDIGVWLAERLR comes from the coding sequence ATGACCGAGCCCTTGATTCTTCAACCCGTAAAGCCCGCAGACGCCTGCGTGATATGGCTGCACGGCCTGGGCGCCGACCGCTACGACTTCCTGCCAGTGGCCGAAGCCCTGCAGGAAAGCCTGCTGACCACCCGCTTCGTTCTCCCGCAGGCACCGACCCGCGCCGTGACCATCAACGGCGGCTACGAGATGCCGAGCTGGTACGACATATTGGCCATGAGCCCGGCGCGCGCGATCAGCCGTGAGCAGCTGGAAGCGTCGGCGCAGAGAGTCTTCGACTTGATCGAAGAGCAGCGCGCCAGCGGAATAGACGCTTCGCGGATTTTTCTGGCAGGTTTTTCCCAAGGCGGCGCTGTCGTCTTGCACACCGCTTTCCTGAAATGGCAGGGGCCGTTGGGTGGCGTACTTGCCCTCTCCACTTATGCACCGACCTTCAGCAATGAACTGGAGCTTTCCGCCAGCCAGCAGCGCATTCCCGTACTGTCTTTGCACGGCCAGTACGATGACGTGGTTCAAAACGCCATGGGTCGCACCGCTTACGAGTTTTTGAAGCAGCATGGTGTCACCGTGACATGGCAGGAATACCCAATGGGCCACGAAGTGTTACCCGAGGAAATTCGCGACATCGGCGTCTGGCTGGCCGAGCGTTTGCGCTAA
- a CDS encoding amino acid ABC transporter substrate-binding protein, giving the protein MKMLKSTLAIVTAAAVLGVSGFAQAGATLDAVQKKGFVQCGVSDGLPGFSVPDSTGKIVGIDADYCRAVAAAVFGDATKVKFSQLNAKERFTALQSGEIDILSRNTTMTSSRDAGMGLKFPGFITYYDGIGFLVNSKLGVKSAKELDGATICIQAGTTTELNVSDYFRGNGLKYTPITFDTSDESAKSLESGRCDVLTSDKSQLFAQRSKLASPKDYVVLPETISKEPLGPVVRNGDDEWLAIVRWVGYAMLNAEEAGVTSKNVEAEAKATKNPDVARLLGTDGEYGKDLKVKKDWVVQIVKQVGNYGEVFEKNLGKGTPLEIDRGLNALWNAGGIQYAPPVR; this is encoded by the coding sequence ATGAAGATGTTGAAATCCACCCTGGCCATCGTGACTGCAGCCGCAGTACTCGGTGTCAGCGGGTTCGCTCAGGCGGGTGCAACCCTGGATGCAGTGCAGAAGAAAGGTTTCGTACAGTGCGGTGTAAGTGACGGTCTGCCGGGCTTCTCGGTTCCGGACTCCACCGGCAAGATCGTGGGTATCGATGCTGACTACTGCCGCGCTGTGGCTGCTGCCGTATTCGGCGACGCGACCAAGGTCAAATTCAGCCAGCTGAACGCCAAAGAGCGCTTCACCGCGCTGCAGTCTGGCGAAATTGACATTCTGTCGCGCAACACCACCATGACCAGCTCCCGTGACGCGGGCATGGGCCTGAAGTTCCCGGGCTTCATCACCTACTACGACGGCATTGGCTTCCTGGTAAATAGCAAGCTGGGCGTCAAGAGTGCCAAAGAGCTCGACGGTGCGACCATCTGCATCCAGGCCGGTACCACCACTGAGCTGAACGTTTCCGACTACTTCCGCGGCAACGGTCTGAAATACACCCCGATCACCTTCGACACCTCCGATGAAAGCGCCAAGTCGCTGGAATCCGGTCGTTGCGACGTACTGACCTCCGACAAGTCCCAACTGTTCGCTCAGCGCAGCAAGCTGGCTTCGCCGAAGGACTACGTGGTTCTGCCGGAAACCATTTCCAAGGAACCGCTGGGCCCGGTCGTGCGTAACGGCGACGACGAGTGGTTGGCCATTGTTCGCTGGGTAGGCTACGCCATGCTCAACGCTGAAGAGGCTGGTGTCACTTCCAAGAACGTCGAAGCCGAAGCCAAGGCCACCAAGAATCCGGACGTCGCACGTCTGCTGGGTACCGACGGTGAATACGGCAAAGACTTGAAAGTGAAGAAGGACTGGGTCGTCCAGATCGTCAAGCAAGTGGGTAACTATGGCGAAGTGTTCGAGAAAAACCTCGGCAAAGGCACTCCGCTGGAAATCGACCGCGGGCTGAACGCCTTGTGGAACGCTGGCGGCATTCAATACGCACCACCAGTGCGCTGA
- a CDS encoding amino acid ABC transporter permease — MQNSIGAPKQRLSLSDPKVRAWLFQIITIVAVVSMGWYLFDNTQTNLQHRGITSGFSFLERSAGFGIAQTLIDYTESDSYARVFVIGLLNTLLVTFIGVILATLLGFIVGVSRLSKNWIIAKLATVYVEVFRNIPPLLQILFWYFAVFLTMPGPRNSHNFGDTFFVSSRGLNMPAALTADGFWPFVVSIVVAIVAIVLMSRWANKRFEATGVPFHKFWVGLALFLVIPALCALIFGTPVHWEMPKLQGFNFVGGWVLIPELLALTLALTVYTAAFIAEIVRSGIKSVSHGQTEAAHSLGLRNGPTLRKVIIPQALRVIIPPLTSQYLNLAKNSSLAAGIGYPEMVSLFAGTVLNQTGQAIEVIAITMSVYLAISISISLLMNWYNKRIALIER, encoded by the coding sequence ATGCAAAATTCAATCGGCGCACCAAAGCAGAGGCTCAGCCTCAGCGATCCCAAAGTGCGTGCGTGGCTATTTCAGATCATCACCATTGTGGCGGTGGTCTCCATGGGCTGGTATCTGTTCGATAACACCCAGACCAACTTGCAACACCGGGGCATTACCTCCGGCTTCAGCTTTCTGGAGCGCAGTGCCGGTTTCGGCATCGCTCAAACCCTGATTGACTACACCGAGTCGGACAGCTATGCCCGAGTGTTTGTCATCGGCCTGCTCAATACGCTGCTGGTGACCTTCATCGGGGTCATCCTGGCGACGCTCCTCGGTTTCATCGTCGGCGTTTCACGCCTGTCGAAGAACTGGATCATTGCCAAGCTGGCGACTGTTTATGTGGAAGTCTTCCGCAACATTCCGCCGCTGCTGCAAATCCTGTTCTGGTACTTCGCGGTGTTCCTGACCATGCCAGGGCCACGCAACAGCCATAACTTCGGCGACACCTTCTTCGTCAGCAGCCGCGGCCTGAACATGCCTGCCGCGTTGACCGCGGATGGTTTCTGGCCCTTCGTGGTCAGCATCGTCGTGGCCATCGTCGCCATCGTGCTGATGAGCCGCTGGGCGAACAAGCGCTTCGAAGCGACTGGCGTACCTTTCCATAAATTCTGGGTTGGCCTGGCGCTGTTCCTGGTGATCCCGGCACTGTGCGCACTGATCTTCGGCACGCCGGTGCACTGGGAAATGCCCAAGCTGCAAGGCTTCAACTTCGTTGGTGGCTGGGTGCTGATCCCGGAACTGCTGGCGCTGACCCTGGCCCTGACCGTGTACACCGCGGCGTTCATCGCCGAGATCGTGCGTTCGGGCATCAAGTCGGTCAGCCACGGCCAGACCGAAGCGGCGCACTCGTTGGGCCTGCGCAACGGTCCGACCCTGCGCAAGGTGATCATCCCGCAAGCCCTGCGCGTGATCATTCCGCCGCTGACCAGCCAATACCTGAACCTGGCGAAGAACTCCTCGCTGGCGGCCGGTATCGGTTATCCGGAAATGGTGTCGTTGTTTGCCGGTACGGTGCTGAACCAGACCGGACAGGCGATCGAGGTGATTGCCATCACCATGAGCGTGTACCTGGCGATCAGTATCAGCATCTCCCTGCTGATGAACTGGTACAACAAGCGCATTGCGCTGATCGAGCGGTAA
- a CDS encoding amino acid ABC transporter permease, with protein sequence MSTHTFKPDMPPPSSSIGVVAWMRANMFSSWLNTLLTLFAFYLIYLVVPPILQWAILDANWVGTSQADCTKEGACWVFIQQRFGQFMYGYYPPELRWRVDLTVWLAVIGVAPLFISRFPRKAVYGLSFLVLYPIIAWCLLHGGVFGLTQVATSQWGGLMLTLVIATVGIAGALPLGIVLALGRRSNMPAIRVVCVTFIEFWRGVPLITVLFMSSVMLPLFLPEGMNFDKLLRALIGVILFQSAYVAEVVRGGLQAIPKGQYEAAAAMGLGYWRSMGLVILPQALKLVIPGIVNTFIALFKDTSLVIIIGLFDLLNSVKQAAADPKWLGMATEGYVFAALVFWIFCFGMSRYSMHLERKLDTGHKR encoded by the coding sequence ATGAGTACTCATACTTTCAAACCTGACATGCCACCACCGAGCAGCAGCATCGGTGTGGTGGCGTGGATGCGCGCGAACATGTTCTCCAGTTGGCTCAACACCCTGCTGACCCTGTTCGCGTTCTATCTGATTTACCTGGTGGTCCCGCCAATCCTGCAGTGGGCGATCCTGGACGCCAACTGGGTCGGCACCTCCCAGGCCGACTGCACCAAGGAGGGCGCCTGCTGGGTGTTCATCCAGCAGCGTTTCGGCCAGTTCATGTACGGCTACTACCCGCCGGAACTGCGCTGGCGCGTGGACCTGACCGTGTGGCTGGCGGTCATCGGCGTGGCACCGTTGTTCATCTCGCGCTTCCCGCGTAAAGCGGTGTACGGGCTGAGCTTCCTGGTGTTGTACCCGATCATTGCCTGGTGCCTGTTGCATGGCGGCGTTTTCGGCCTGACTCAAGTGGCGACCAGCCAATGGGGCGGCCTGATGCTGACCCTGGTGATCGCCACCGTCGGTATTGCCGGTGCGTTGCCGCTGGGGATCGTGCTGGCGCTGGGCCGTCGTTCGAACATGCCGGCGATTCGCGTGGTCTGCGTGACCTTCATCGAATTCTGGCGCGGCGTGCCGTTGATCACGGTGCTGTTCATGTCCTCGGTAATGCTGCCGTTGTTCCTGCCCGAAGGCATGAACTTCGACAAACTGCTGCGGGCGCTGATCGGCGTGATCCTGTTCCAGTCGGCCTATGTGGCCGAAGTGGTGCGTGGCGGTCTGCAAGCGATTCCCAAAGGTCAGTACGAAGCGGCCGCAGCGATGGGCCTCGGTTACTGGCGCAGCATGGGCCTGGTGATTCTGCCGCAAGCCCTGAAGCTGGTGATCCCGGGCATCGTCAACACCTTCATTGCGCTGTTCAAGGACACCAGCCTGGTGATCATCATCGGCCTGTTCGATCTGCTCAACAGCGTCAAGCAAGCCGCCGCCGACCCGAAATGGTTGGGCATGGCCACCGAAGGCTATGTGTTCGCGGCCCTGGTGTTCTGGATTTTCTGTTTCGGTATGTCGCGCTATTCCATGCATCTGGAACGCAAGCTCGACACTGGCCACAAGCGTTAG
- a CDS encoding amino acid ABC transporter ATP-binding protein, whose amino-acid sequence MSEAIKKPVSPEGIIQMQGVNKWYGQFHVLKDINLNVKQGERIVLCGPSGSGKSTTIRCLNRLEEHQQGRIVVDGVELTNDLKQIESVRREVGMVFQHFNLFPHLTILQNCTLAPMWVRKMPKRQAEEIAMHYLERVRIPEQAHKFPGQLSGGQQQRVAIARALCMKPKIMLFDEPTSALDPEMVKEVLDTMIGLAEDGMTMLCVTHEMGFARTVANRVIFMDKGEIVEQAAPNDFFDNPQNERTKMFLSQILH is encoded by the coding sequence ATGAGCGAAGCAATCAAAAAGCCTGTGAGCCCTGAAGGCATTATTCAGATGCAGGGCGTGAACAAGTGGTACGGCCAGTTCCACGTACTGAAAGACATCAACCTGAACGTCAAGCAGGGCGAGCGAATCGTCCTGTGCGGCCCGTCAGGTTCCGGCAAGTCGACGACCATTCGTTGCCTCAACCGTCTGGAAGAACACCAGCAGGGCCGCATCGTGGTCGATGGCGTGGAATTGACCAACGACCTCAAGCAGATCGAATCGGTCCGCCGTGAAGTCGGCATGGTGTTCCAGCACTTCAACCTGTTCCCGCACCTGACCATCCTGCAGAACTGCACGCTGGCGCCGATGTGGGTGCGCAAGATGCCCAAGCGCCAGGCCGAAGAAATCGCCATGCATTACCTGGAGCGCGTACGCATTCCGGAGCAGGCGCATAAATTCCCGGGGCAACTGTCGGGCGGTCAGCAACAGCGTGTGGCGATTGCCCGCGCGCTTTGTATGAAACCGAAAATCATGCTGTTCGACGAACCGACTTCGGCACTCGACCCGGAGATGGTGAAAGAGGTTCTGGACACCATGATCGGCCTGGCCGAAGACGGCATGACCATGCTCTGCGTGACCCACGAAATGGGCTTCGCCCGCACCGTGGCCAACCGCGTGATCTTCATGGACAAAGGCGAAATCGTCGAGCAGGCTGCGCCGAACGACTTCTTCGATAACCCGCAGAATGAGCGGACGAAGATGTTCTTGAGCCAGATCCTGCATTGA
- a CDS encoding S8 family serine peptidase: MEEVNFGKKGSPSFFLTKSQQLLAVRGREGKDIGAIMGCEKACHALAGGHLLHHIEDADVQVFELPKNTDLSRRKALLRELPELRFAGSVLVDPHTQEPVLYTENIFLKFIDQLTSTQCLVILDELGLTIKQQVPYATNAFFVHHSHCCGTKVCSFALELLQREDIDYCHPEILRQGKRRAIHNNQWHLKKTTVTYQAHIDASANVEAAHDLTQGEGIVIAVIDDAFDIDHPEFAGCGKVVGAQNFDRRNAKQGPRPKNAHERHGTAAAGVACANGDTGASGVAPRASLMPLKLTKPLGARAEADAFFWAADKGADIISCSWGPAEGHWADPTDPRHTQVFPLAASTRLAIEYAATKGRNGKGCVIFFGAGNGNECVDNDGYSSHPMVIAVGACNDQSRRSAYSDYGKALWCTFPSGDQPHPDPKFKPATSIPQTRGIRTTDLSGKFADPDNAAYTESFSGTSSACPGAAGVAALILGVNQALDREAVRQILADCCDKIGHVDDGPLGQYDQAGHSHYYGYGRLNALRAVRLALERKETSS, translated from the coding sequence ATGGAAGAAGTCAACTTCGGCAAGAAGGGCAGCCCTTCTTTTTTTCTGACAAAAAGTCAGCAACTGCTCGCCGTGCGCGGCCGGGAGGGAAAGGATATCGGCGCAATAATGGGATGCGAAAAAGCCTGTCACGCACTGGCGGGCGGTCATCTGCTGCACCACATCGAGGACGCCGACGTGCAGGTTTTCGAACTGCCTAAAAATACGGATTTATCCAGACGCAAAGCGTTGTTGCGTGAATTGCCGGAGTTGCGCTTTGCCGGCAGTGTGCTGGTCGATCCTCACACTCAGGAGCCTGTTCTCTACACCGAAAACATCTTTTTGAAATTTATTGATCAACTCACCTCGACTCAGTGTCTCGTGATACTCGATGAGCTGGGGCTGACCATCAAACAGCAGGTCCCCTACGCGACCAATGCCTTTTTCGTTCATCACAGCCATTGCTGCGGGACCAAGGTGTGCTCATTCGCACTTGAGCTGCTCCAGCGCGAAGACATCGATTACTGTCATCCGGAAATATTGCGCCAGGGAAAACGTCGGGCGATCCACAACAATCAGTGGCACCTGAAAAAGACCACCGTGACCTATCAGGCGCACATCGATGCCAGCGCCAACGTTGAAGCGGCCCATGACCTGACTCAGGGTGAAGGTATTGTCATCGCGGTCATTGACGACGCCTTTGATATCGACCATCCCGAATTTGCCGGATGCGGCAAAGTCGTCGGGGCGCAAAACTTTGATCGCCGTAATGCCAAGCAAGGCCCACGGCCGAAAAACGCCCATGAACGTCACGGCACAGCCGCCGCCGGTGTCGCCTGCGCCAATGGCGACACCGGCGCCAGCGGCGTTGCCCCTCGGGCCAGCCTTATGCCGCTGAAGCTCACCAAACCTTTGGGCGCACGGGCAGAAGCCGACGCATTTTTCTGGGCCGCCGATAAGGGCGCCGATATCATTTCCTGTAGCTGGGGTCCTGCAGAAGGTCATTGGGCCGACCCCACCGACCCCCGGCACACCCAAGTGTTTCCACTGGCTGCAAGCACGCGACTGGCCATTGAGTATGCAGCGACCAAGGGGCGCAACGGAAAAGGCTGCGTCATTTTTTTTGGTGCCGGCAACGGGAATGAATGCGTGGATAACGATGGGTATTCCAGCCATCCCATGGTCATTGCCGTCGGTGCCTGCAATGACCAGAGCCGACGCAGCGCCTACAGCGATTACGGCAAAGCGCTCTGGTGCACCTTTCCGAGCGGAGACCAGCCGCACCCGGATCCAAAATTCAAACCCGCGACCTCGATCCCGCAAACCCGAGGCATTCGCACCACGGACCTGAGCGGGAAATTTGCAGATCCAGACAATGCGGCCTACACCGAATCGTTCAGTGGAACCTCCAGTGCCTGTCCAGGTGCAGCAGGCGTGGCAGCGCTGATATTGGGAGTCAATCAAGCACTTGATCGCGAAGCTGTCCGACAAATCCTCGCTGATTGTTGCGACAAGATCGGCCATGTCGACGATGGCCCGCTCGGTCAATATGATCAGGCAGGTCATAGTCATTACTATGGATACGGGCGCCTCAATGCACTTCGAGCGGTACGTCTGGCGCTTGAGCGCAAGGAAACATCGAGCTGA
- a CDS encoding FadR/GntR family transcriptional regulator — protein sequence MAEISLLVKRSLVDQALDQLRQRINDGAWQVGQRLPTEPELSAELGISRNTVREAMRVLAFSGLIEIRQGDGSYLRAVIDPLDTMKALSRCSHEQARETRHILEVEAIGLAALRRTDEDLVALREALGVSGSHYHGDLDSYIACDLVFHRRLVDAAHNPTLSELYRYFSSVVGAQLRQTLSVTPRRQEVFDLHIELLDAVEQRDPERAKALSRQLINEP from the coding sequence ATGGCAGAAATTTCTCTACTCGTTAAGCGATCCCTGGTCGATCAGGCCCTGGATCAACTGCGTCAACGCATCAACGACGGCGCCTGGCAGGTTGGCCAGCGCCTTCCTACTGAGCCAGAGCTGTCCGCCGAACTGGGCATCAGCCGCAACACCGTGCGTGAGGCCATGCGCGTACTGGCGTTTTCTGGGTTGATCGAAATTCGTCAGGGTGACGGCAGTTACTTGCGGGCGGTGATCGATCCGCTGGATACGATGAAGGCGTTATCGCGCTGCTCCCATGAACAGGCCCGGGAAACCCGGCACATTCTGGAAGTCGAGGCCATCGGCCTGGCCGCGCTGCGTCGAACCGACGAAGACCTGGTGGCATTGCGCGAAGCATTGGGCGTCAGCGGCAGTCACTACCACGGTGATCTCGACAGCTACATTGCCTGCGATCTGGTGTTCCACCGCCGCCTGGTGGACGCCGCACACAACCCGACCCTCAGCGAGTTGTACCGCTATTTCTCCAGCGTTGTCGGCGCGCAATTGCGTCAGACCCTGAGCGTCACGCCCCGCCGCCAGGAAGTGTTTGACCTGCACATCGAACTGCTTGACGCCGTCGAGCAACGCGACCCGGAACGGGCCAAAGCCCTGTCGAGGCAGTTGATCAATGAACCTTGA
- a CDS encoding CynX/NimT family MFS transporter — MNLETENAMSTSNRQITEAKRTAELEELLIDAEADDEQVQQSHPILRRPWLLLLGLILVALNLRPALSSMAPMLSEVSKTLGLSAAQAGLLTTLPVLCLGLFAPLAPILARRFGAERVVLGILLMLAGGIILRSSFGEIGLFAGSVLAGASIGVIGVLLPGIVKRDFPKQAGTMTGVYTMALCLGAAMAAGATVPLSEHFDKSWALGLGFWVVPALVAAMFWLPQVGGQKHGAHNVAYRVRGLLRDPLAWQVTLYMGLQSSLAYIVFGWLPSILIGRGLTPTQAGLVLSGSVIVQLASSLAAPWLATRGKDQRLAIVVVMLLTLGGLFGCLYAPIEGLWGWAILLGLGQGGTFSLALTLIVLRSRDSHVAANLSSMAQGFGYTLASMGPFAVGIVHDWTGGWNAIGWIFGVIGLGAILAGLGAGRSLYVQVVSEKV, encoded by the coding sequence ATGAACCTTGAAACCGAGAACGCCATGTCCACCAGCAACCGCCAGATCACCGAAGCCAAACGCACGGCGGAGCTCGAAGAGCTGCTGATCGATGCCGAGGCCGATGACGAACAAGTCCAGCAAAGTCACCCGATTCTGCGGCGGCCCTGGCTGTTGTTGCTGGGCTTGATTCTGGTCGCACTGAACCTGCGACCGGCGCTCTCGAGCATGGCGCCGATGCTCAGCGAAGTCTCTAAGACCCTCGGTTTGTCGGCGGCGCAAGCGGGGTTGCTGACGACGTTGCCAGTGCTGTGCCTCGGTTTGTTCGCACCGCTGGCGCCGATCCTGGCGCGACGTTTCGGCGCCGAGCGCGTGGTGCTGGGGATTTTGTTGATGCTGGCCGGCGGGATCATCCTGCGCAGTTCATTCGGTGAAATCGGCCTGTTTGCCGGCAGCGTGCTGGCCGGCGCGAGCATTGGTGTGATCGGCGTTTTGTTACCGGGTATCGTCAAGCGCGACTTCCCGAAACAGGCCGGGACCATGACCGGCGTGTACACCATGGCGCTGTGCCTGGGTGCGGCGATGGCGGCCGGCGCGACGGTGCCATTGAGCGAGCATTTCGATAAGAGCTGGGCCTTGGGGCTCGGGTTCTGGGTGGTGCCCGCGTTAGTCGCCGCGATGTTCTGGCTGCCACAAGTGGGCGGTCAGAAACACGGCGCGCATAACGTCGCGTATCGGGTTCGCGGCCTGTTGCGTGATCCGCTGGCCTGGCAAGTTACGTTGTACATGGGCCTGCAATCATCGCTGGCATACATCGTCTTTGGCTGGTTGCCATCGATCCTGATCGGTCGTGGACTTACGCCGACCCAGGCCGGCCTGGTGCTGTCGGGCTCGGTGATTGTCCAGTTGGCCAGTTCGCTGGCAGCGCCCTGGTTGGCCACCCGCGGCAAGGATCAACGGCTGGCGATTGTGGTGGTCATGCTGCTGACTCTCGGCGGGCTGTTCGGCTGCCTTTACGCACCGATCGAAGGTCTGTGGGGCTGGGCGATCCTGCTCGGTCTGGGGCAGGGCGGTACGTTCAGCCTGGCACTGACCCTGATCGTGTTGCGCTCGCGGGATTCGCACGTGGCGGCGAACCTGTCGAGCATGGCCCAGGGCTTCGGTTACACCCTGGCGTCCATGGGGCCGTTCGCGGTCGGCATCGTGCACGACTGGACCGGCGGCTGGAACGCCATCGGCTGGATCTTCGGCGTGATCGGCCTCGGCGCCATCCTCGCCGGCCTGGGCGCCGGGCGTTCGTTGTACGTTCAGGTGGTCAGCGAAAAGGTCTGA
- a CDS encoding DUF1120 domain-containing protein has translation MNSYYAVLATTLLISTATHTLAASTVDLTVKGIITPLACSPTLSNSGLVDYGKISRQDLSVDKRTRLRDKTLDLSVQCNAPARFALMMHDNRDGSAIVNSEIYYGLNHDSSGNKVGLYSLNFDPASTVVDDWSQVFRTDSTIGGIAWSSSNSRSIPIGARSYLGFTNVAGSNAGPIAIQSLTSRVTLETVISPTSELDLSTDVQLDGSATLDVVYL, from the coding sequence ATGAACAGTTACTACGCCGTACTCGCGACAACCTTACTGATCAGCACCGCCACCCACACGTTGGCGGCGTCTACCGTTGACCTGACCGTCAAAGGCATTATCACCCCGCTCGCCTGCTCGCCGACGTTGTCCAACAGCGGCCTCGTCGACTACGGAAAAATCTCCCGGCAAGACCTTAGCGTGGACAAACGAACGCGACTGCGCGACAAGACGCTCGACCTCAGCGTCCAGTGCAATGCGCCCGCGCGCTTCGCTCTGATGATGCACGACAATCGCGACGGTTCGGCCATCGTCAACAGCGAGATTTACTACGGTCTGAACCACGACAGCAGCGGCAACAAAGTCGGCCTGTATTCGCTGAACTTCGATCCGGCCAGCACCGTGGTGGACGATTGGTCTCAAGTGTTTCGAACCGACTCCACCATAGGTGGCATAGCCTGGAGTTCATCGAACAGCCGCTCCATTCCGATTGGCGCCAGAAGTTACCTGGGGTTTACCAACGTGGCCGGCAGCAACGCCGGCCCGATTGCCATCCAGAGCCTGACGAGCCGGGTCACCCTTGAAACCGTCATCTCGCCCACTTCCGAACTGGACCTGAGCACCGATGTGCAACTCGACGGCTCGGCAACGCTGGACGTTGTGTATCTGTAG
- a CDS encoding DUF1120 domain-containing protein yields the protein MKKIPHALTMAFIVLTSPLAFAASSTDLTVTGTITPNACVPLLSEGGNVHHGKISSKDLNQDKQTRLTDKTLQLTVNCDSAIAFRLKPIDNRDGSDADGGAGFGLGLINGDVNQKIGYIDTRFVAPLGDGTAVMPIFSNNNGGTWGAFPGLIPKAISAFATVGGPNTPIAIKDFQTGLQIRTYIARADSLDFSNEVAINGSVTLEVLYP from the coding sequence ATGAAAAAAATTCCACACGCTCTGACGATGGCGTTCATCGTCCTGACTTCACCCCTCGCCTTCGCCGCATCGAGCACTGACCTGACCGTCACCGGCACCATTACGCCCAATGCTTGCGTACCGCTGCTGTCCGAAGGCGGGAACGTGCATCATGGCAAAATTTCGTCGAAGGATTTGAATCAGGACAAGCAAACGAGACTGACAGATAAGACATTGCAACTCACCGTGAATTGCGACTCGGCGATAGCGTTCAGGTTGAAACCAATCGATAACCGGGATGGTTCGGATGCGGATGGGGGCGCTGGATTCGGTCTGGGCCTTATCAATGGCGACGTAAACCAAAAGATCGGCTACATCGACACAAGGTTCGTGGCCCCACTGGGCGATGGTACTGCCGTAATGCCCATATTCTCTAACAACAATGGCGGCACATGGGGAGCCTTTCCAGGGTTGATACCTAAAGCCATTTCTGCATTCGCCACCGTCGGTGGTCCAAACACCCCGATAGCGATCAAGGATTTCCAGACAGGTTTACAGATAAGGACCTACATCGCCCGCGCCGACTCGCTCGACTTTTCTAACGAAGTCGCTATCAACGGCTCGGTCACCCTCGAAGTCTTGTACCCATAA
- a CDS encoding DUF1120 domain-containing protein yields MMKKYFAALSATALISVAPYALAASSTDLTVTGTITPNACTPLLSEGGNVHHGKISSKDLNQDKVTNLAEKTLQFTVNCDSAIAFRLKPIDNRFGSATGSNTLGLGFVNGDQRLGSVDAGFYSPLADGVAVLPIHSKNNGDTWSASRWLEHNALFAFGAVADPSTPIAIKDLVTDLRVLTQIARADSLDLSNDAAIDGSVTIEIDYP; encoded by the coding sequence ATGATGAAAAAGTACTTTGCAGCACTCTCCGCCACCGCGTTGATCAGCGTGGCGCCTTATGCGCTAGCCGCGTCGAGCACTGATCTGACCGTCACCGGCACCATTACGCCCAATGCTTGCACACCGCTGCTGTCCGAAGGCGGGAACGTGCATCATGGCAAAATTTCGTCGAAGGATTTGAATCAGGACAAAGTCACAAATCTGGCCGAAAAGACATTGCAATTCACCGTGAATTGCGACTCTGCAATAGCGTTCAGGTTGAAGCCGATCGATAACAGATTTGGCTCCGCTACTGGGAGCAATACGCTGGGCCTTGGCTTTGTCAATGGTGATCAACGGCTCGGCAGCGTCGATGCAGGATTTTATTCTCCACTGGCGGACGGTGTAGCCGTACTCCCCATACATTCGAAAAATAATGGCGACACTTGGTCTGCAAGCCGCTGGTTGGAGCATAACGCCCTCTTTGCATTTGGTGCTGTCGCGGACCCTAGCACGCCGATAGCCATCAAGGATTTGGTAACCGACCTTCGGGTGCTCACCCAAATTGCCCGCGCCGACTCGCTCGACTTGTCTAACGATGCCGCTATCGACGGCTCGGTCACCATCGAAATCGATTACCCATAA